AGTACCCAGAAGTGAGTGACCTCTCCATATGGGCGTTGTCACCCGAGAATCTGCAAAGACCTGAAGGGGACAAGGAGCTTGTTTACAGGCTGCTTAAAAGGAAGATAAAAGACCTCCTGCATAATCCAGGAATTTCCAAGGGGAAAATAAAGGTAAACATCGTCGGGTCGAGATTGGGGGAAATGCCGCAGGAAATAAGGGAGCTGGCACATGATATCGTTTCAAAGACAAAGAACCATAAAGGCAGGATGCTTAACATATGCATCGGATACGGGGGTAAGGAAGAAATACTCAACGCTGTGATGGCGGCATCGAAATGGCTCAGGAAGAACCCCGCGATAACAAATCTGCATGCGAATGTCTTCGAGAAGTTTTTGATGATACCCGAGCCCTTGGACATTGTGATCAGAACAGGTGGTAGGAAGAGGCTTTCAGGGTTCATGCTTTACCAAATTGAGTATGCAGAACTCTTTTTCATGGACACTTTGTGGCCAGACTTCACCCCAAGAGATCTTGATAACATAATGAAAGAATTCTTAAACAGGGAGAGGCGGGGCGGTTCGGCAAATAACCTCTGGGATTTGCAAACCAAAACGCAGATACTTGGAAAATATCTTTCTCCGTTCCTTATTAAAACAAATTTGTATAATTTTGATCATCCTCCATTAATTCCATTAAGAATTTAAATTAAATTTTGTTTTCATATCATACCTATGAAAAAAATAATAAATGAAGCTGGTGCCGAAAGAATAACCATCTGCTTGTAAAGCTTTAAGGTATATTTTGGAAGAAAATGGCTGTTTTTAATGATGTACCCAATCGCCTTCATTATGCTTAAGTGGGCTAGGCCGGAATTGAACCGGCGACCTTTGCCTCGTAAGGGCAACGTCATAACCCCTAGACCACTAGCCCGTTTCGTATTACCACCAGCCTGGCACAAGACCACTGGCTCACAGGTAGGCGACATCGTCACCCCCATGCCTGTTCTGCGGTAACAGGACATCAAGCCCTGATTTAAATGTTTTAAGGTCTATTTCACCGGAAAGCATCTTATCCAGCCATACCTTTGCCTTGTCATTAGGATTTAATGCATCAATGTCTGGCTGTCTCTGTGTGCTATTGAAGTAATCCTTTACCATTTTATCGGTTGTATGATCGTACCGCAGCGTCGTTTCAATCTTCCTGTGTCGTGCCTGCCTCTGAAGGATCTTGGGGTTTACATTCTGGTTGAAACCGTCTGTTATGACACTGGGTTTTATCAGATATGGATAGACGCTTCGTTTAAATCCTGCACGTGCAGCAATCCTTTTTGCGACCCTGTATACAAAATCGGAGTTCGGCGATGGTGCAAGTCCGTAATGGCTTCCTTTGTCTATTATCAGAAGTTTGTCTTTGTCTTCCTTCCGTTTCGGTGGTATCCTGCAACGCTTATATTCCTCGAAAGCGTTTATCATGTGTGGTGTCAGAATCACATGGTTGTTGCCAGTTTTAGTGTCATCGAGATAAAGTATCTGGTTTTTGCAGTCATGCAGGAAAATCATCAGCTTAAAGAATTCACTTGGTCGGAGTAAACCGTCTATCTGGTAGGTCACAACCAGTTTTTCCAAGGATGTATCGGCAGCATTTTTGTACTGTTCCAGTTCTTCATGACTCAATACCTGTTTGTTCACATATACTGAATTTGGCACGGATACACGCAGCTCCTTTCTGTGCAGAAAGTTGTCAACAAAGTTGTTTATGGAATTCAAACGGCCAACATTGCCATTGGTTTTGTAATGCTGCAGGCAAAATGCCTTGTATTCCTTGGTATCGTCAGGTATCAGTTCATCATAGCGTTTATGCCTAGTATCCCAGAGCCATTCCAGGAAATACTGGATGAATTTATAGTAGTTATCTCTGGTATTCTGCTTTGAATATTCCCGACGGAGATATTGCCTATATTTTTCTAATATCTCCTCGTTCATATTATATTACCTCTGTGAGAGCATCTCTCACTTGCGAATGCTTACTTATATTTTCTTTCTTTTCTTGGCTTTCACCTCCGCCTTGTTCAGGCAGAAAAGAGAATGAATATGAATTAATAATTTTTATGGCATTTTGCACACAATACTGATCGATCATAACTTTTTGATAGACACCCTGTATTTTCCTCATTTCATTCAGTTTATCCAGCTCCTCTGCACTCTGCAGGATAATTTCATCGATATGATCCTCAATGTAATTAACAAGCTCAAACACAGCTCTTTTTTCGATTTTCCGATCTGTAAGTTGTCGCATCCGTTTCCAGACCGGGTGACAGAACATCATTTTGTTTGAGTTTTTCACAAAAATAGAAAAGCCCACTGTTTATATATACCATTAAGGATATATTCTAAAAAAATGGTACGGATTAAAAATTAAAAAAGGGTACTTATGGGATTATTAAATAAGAAATTACCAATAGAAAAAGGCGTGCCGGGAAAAATATACCTGCTGGCATATAGATAGCCAAGAAGCAAATATGAAATATCAAAAATTCTTTACGGCGATCCGAATCGAAAAAATGTAAAAAAATTATACCAAAACTCGCAGAAGAAGGATATTTGCTGCCGGTGGAAAAAAGGGAATGGCCAGATACGAGGTGGATTTCGAATACTGAGCCAATACTCGCAGTAATACGGCAAACGAAAGGTGGCACACTTACAGATGATGAAATAAAACGCTTAAATGATATCATATCATCGGATGCATTCAGACAAGTCATAGAAAATATTGTCTTAGAAAGAATTCGAAAAAAGGGAATAAACGGGTTGGAGGCTGTTTTAGCTTCACTTGATCTCTGCTTAATAATGGCGGAGTATATCAGAGATAAGGATAGGAGAGGGAAAATAATACATGATGAGGAACTCGAAAAAGATAAGGAGACATTCCTAAAGACGCATAAGAGAGCAGTAAAAAGCATGAAATCCATGCCACCGGGAATGAAAAAAAGTGCCATCCCCCTTGGAGATATGTTCTACGATCTCGGCGATGTGGAAAAAATGCCAGATGAACTCATAGAAAAGGTCAAGGGTGTAAGTAAAACCGGAGCAGGATTTATTAGAGGGATGGAAGGTGCAAAAGTTCTTCTCAACATTGCAGAAGAAGTAGAAGAAAAGTATGGTGTGGATAAAATTAAGAAAGAATGAGAGAAAACTTAAAGGGATCAGCAAACTCGGGAAAGATACTGGAAAGTGAAAGAATGAAAAAATTAGAAAAATAGAAAATTAATTAATATAAAAAAGTTATATAGCTACAATTAGTTAAGATATGCTAAAGGTGAAATTATGAATGATAAAATACTGGACATAGATGGTGTGAAATATAATTTATGGATTCCTAAAAACGAGGAAAAAGAATTTGAGCCGATTGTTATAGCGCATATGAAAGATATTTTTGGGGAAGGGGCGTTGTTCTTCAATATAAAAAAGAAGATTATGTCGATAGCTGGTGAAAAAAGCATACCTGATGGCTATCTGATAGATTTTGATAAAAATGAGTTTTATGTCATAGAAATTGAATTATCAACACATCCAGAATATGACCACATCAATAAACAAGTTGGAAAATTCATTAAAGCACTAAAAAATTATAGAACTCGTCAACAGATTGCCAGTGTTTTAAAGGAAAATGTTGAAAGAGATATAGTAAGAAGAAAATTTGTCACAGATAAGATTGGTAAAAAAGATACTTATCAATATTTTTTGGAGAATATTCTTGAAGAAGCACAAAATCAAAAGTTTCAGGTTGTTATTATTATTGATAAAAGAACAGATAGGATTATGGAGGCTTGTGAGATACTGACTCCAAAACCAAAGATTTTAGAGTTTGAGATGTATCAAAGAGAAGATGCTCCCAGTGTTTGTGCCCATTTATTTGAACCCTTCTATAAAGTCGGAATTAAAGAATATGTCAAAGCAGAGAAAAAAGAAAAGAGAGCGAGAAAAGGTGAAATAGCACCAGAGAAAGCATATTATATCCCTATTTTAGAATCATTAATAGAACTCGGTGGCAGTGGAAAAATGAAAGATGTTGAGGATAAAGTAAAGGGGAAAATGAGGCATATATTAACTAAAAAGGATTATGAAACATTGTCTAACGGCAAGACTATTCGATGGAGAAATAGGGCAGAGTGGGCACGAAATGATTTAGTGAGTAAATTTGGGTATCTAAAGAGGGATTCTCCACGGGGTATATGGGAAATCTCGGAGAAAGGAGAAAGGTATTACAAGGAAAATAAAGAGGAATAGAAGAGAGAATATATGTAAAAATAAATAGAAAGTACGAAAATTTCTTTACATAAGCTTAGGGAGTACTTTTTAACTCATATATGGTTCCTGTGAGCTGGTGCGGGCACAGCAACTTGAATTAATAAAAAATCAAAAGGATTAGCAAATTCGGGAAAAAATTCTATGAAATAAAACGGTTTATTGACACAAATGATGAATTAATAGAAGAGTACCTATCAAGAAAAGATGGGGAATAGAAACTGGATATAGATGCATCAATGATTTCAAGGGTCAAACTCATTCTTTATCTGATGCGGCCAGGTTATTTTTGTACCTTCAGGCCATCCTCCTGTACAACCTATGGATTCAAATAAACCTCCAATTCAAAGACGACCCCGGTAGAAAGAAATATTTCAGGGATGGAATACCCAAATCAACCATCAAATTCGTTATGGAAGAGTTGGCAAGGGACCGGCTAGAAGAATGGAAGGATAGCTCTGAAGTCTAACAAACGCTGAGTTCACATCTGCAATGAGTTAGAGTTGACCATCGTCTTTTTCCCTCCTGAGAACCAAAAACTCTGTTTTCTATCCCTCGTCTTCATCTATCTGAAAGCTTTGAAAGAGTAGATTGTTTCTCCTCACCGCCCGAGGAGAAACGATTATCCCACAAAATAAAGCTCATTCTTAGAGACTACAAGCGATATCCCTCGAAATATGCGATATATCTTATTTTATTTCTGATTCTTCTGTTCTCGAATGAAGAACAAAAATTCTTCCAAAAAATAGGACATGCGGGTATAAACATTTGAGAATTCAGTGGTCAATCCAAAAACATTAAGGAAAGAAACAATTGCTCTTTAACCGAAATTCATGACATTTACTATCAAATTGTGATCAATCTACTGATAAAGTTTTTGTATAGGTTTCTGTTGATAACGTGGGTGAGAAAATGAATTGTAAAAAATTAGGGACGACAATATGTGTAATAACGTTGGTAATTGGATCCGTGTTAATCAGCGGGTGTATAGAATCTGGGGAAAAAGAAGAGGAGGAGGAAGGAGGGGTCGCCGGAATCACTACCTACTCTGGAACGTGGTCGGGCACCTCACAAGGCAGCAGCGTGAGTGGCACCTTTGAACTCACCGTTGATTTCGATAATGGTACAGTGAGTGGATCAATCTCTGGCGATGCTGTAGCGACGGTGAGTGGCACTGCCACCGAATCAGGGTTGACTGCTAGTGGGACTGTAAGCGGTTATGGAGTGACGTGGTCAGGGACCTTTTCTTCAGATAAGTCCTCAGTTTCAGGAAACTGGGAGTACGATGTTTCGGGTATCGGATCTGGTACATGGAGCGGCACAGCAGATTAATAACTTTTGAAGGTGGAAAAATGAGCAAATTAAAAACGGTAGGTATTGGAGGTTTTTTTGTATTTTGTATTTTGCTGTTGGTGTTGCAATCCGGCAACATGTCAGCTGATGAAATAGCAAATCCGGTTGAAAACGCGTTTGTATCCTTGGGATGGAGTGATAATAGCCATAGCTATTCCAACGGAACTATCACCAATGCTACTGGCTATTACGAAATGAACGTTGCAGAAGGAAAAGTAAATGTTTCTGCAGGTTTTATGCAAATAAGAGGAAACGAAACGATAATGGTGGGAGATTATACCGGTGTTTTCAATGTTACTGGCATTCCATGTCTGTACTGGAAAAATATCACGTTGCCAGCTTTTCCAAACGATACTGCCACATTGGAGGGGCGTGTATATGACAATGTGAGTGAAAAACCACTTCAAGGGAATATAAGCGTTATATTTTCTGACGGTTACTTCTTTGGCATGAACTCGACTGATTGTAACGCCAGCGGTTTTTACGAGATCGATGTGCCTCCTTCGGATGTTATGATAATGGCATCCGCTACCGGCTATTATTCAGACTTCAACAATACAAACATAGGTGCAGGGACGACAACGATTGATTTCTATCTTATTCCTGCTCCGCCATCACCACCTGAAACAGCGGTGGTAAAAGGATATGTTACAAAGTCCAATCCCGGAGAGGCAATAGAAAACGCGAGTGTATCTATATACGGATTCGATGTTGCCTACTCTAACTCTACATTCACCGATGCCTTCGGATACTATCAGTTTAACACTCCCGCAGGAAATTTTTCGCTGAGTGCAACCGCAGAGAATCACTTTGATAACAACACAATACCTTCATTCCAGGTAAATGAAAGCGAGACAAAATGGGTGAATGTCTCGCTGGTGCCATTCCCGGCAGATAATGCATGGGTGGAAGGCTATATATATGATAATGATACTGCCTCGCCCATTCCAAATGCAGGTGTGGAAGTGCAGGGCAGCATAACCGTCAACATAATAATGACAGGTACCTTCACAAGAAACACTACAACAGATGGGAGTGGTTACTATAATGTTTCTGCTCCAGCAATTTTTGCAGAAGAAATGTATCCAGGATATTATATGAATTATTCTGAAATAGATTTAATAGAAGCATCCGCAGACGGATATTTTGATAACGCAAGCTACGATGGCATCATCGAGCCGGGCGACGTGATGGTCAGAGATGTCAACCTGACGCCCAAGCCACCCGAAACCTGCATAGTGAAAGGATACATCTCCCAGGGTGGAGTACCACCAGCCAATCAGCCACCGACGGTAAATATCACTTCCCCATCTGATGGTGCAACGGTGAATGAAATGGTAAGCATTCAAGGAACTGCATCAGATAGCGACGGCACCGTGCAGAACGTGGAGGTTAAGATTGATGAGGGTTCGTGGCAAACGGCGACAGGCACAACGAGCTGGAGTTACGACTGGGATACCACCACGATCAGCGACGGCAGCCATACAATCCACGCTCGGAGTTATGACGGCACTGATTACAGCACCATCGCTCAGGTGAACGTGACTGTGGATAACAATCAGCCACCGACTCCAGGAGCCACATTGTATGTCGGTGGCACGGGACCCAATAACTACACAAGTATTCAAGATGCTATAGATAATGCCAGTAGCGGGGATACCGTGTTTGTTTATAATGATTCCTCTCCATATAATGAAAACGTGGTGGTCAACAAATCCATCACGCTGATTGGAGAGGATAAAGAAACCACCATAATAGATGGAGGGGGAATCGATAATGCGGTCACCGTAACCCCGGACAACGTTACTATGCAAAGATTATCAGTAAAAAACGGAGGCGATGCAGGAATTCTCATCGATTATTATGTTTCGGGTGCTCATATTTCTGATTGTAACTTGTATGACAACTATAATGGAATAGAGTTGGATTGGGAATGCAGTGATAACTTCATTTCCAATAATTCTTTCTGGAACAACACCCATGGCATTGATATCTGGTATAGTACCGGCAATACCTTCCGCAACAACACCGTTACGGTCAATGNNNNNNNNNNNNNNNNNNNNNNNNNNNNNNNNNNNNNNNNNNNNNNNNNNNNNNNNNNNNNNNNNNNNNNNNNNNNNNNNNNNNNNNNNNNNNNNNNNNNCCTGGTGAACAATTGCACCTCCTATAACAATAGTGATGCAGGCATTCGTCTTGATGAATATGCCACTGGTGTGCACATCTCTTATTGTAACCTGTATGACAACTATGAAGGCATAGAGTTGGATTGGTGTAGTAACAACAATTCCATTTTTAATAACACTATATGGAGCAATGAATATGGAATTAATGTTGATGCTTTATGCAACGGTAACCTCATCTATAACAACTACTTCAACAACACCAATAATGCCCATAATTCTGGGCAAAATATCTGGAACATCTCCAAGCAAGCGGGCATCAACATTGTTGGTGGGCCCTACCTCGGCGGCAATTACTGGCATGACTACACTGGTATTGACACCGACGGTGACAAGCTCGGTGACACGCTCCTTCCCTACAACTCATCGAGTGAAATAGCGGAAGGTGGCGACTGGCTGCCGCTTATCATGGTAACCATGAACGATACCTACCCTCCGGAGATATATGGCGTGGGCAACACTCCTGATTCTACCTACAGCGGCGGGTGGATCAACATATCCTGTAAGGCAGAAGACAACGTCGCCATGGATGACATCCGCGTGGTTATCAACGGTCCTGTCGGTATCAACCAGTCCATGAAGCATGTTACCGGTACCAACCGCTACTACTACAACGCAACATACACTGCTGAAGGAAATTACACATACCACATATGGGCGGAGGATGTCAACGGCAATACCGCTACGTCGTCCGCACAGGACTTCACCATAGGTCTCTTCGTCTCCAATCTTTTGCCGGCTGATGGCAGCATGCTGAGCTCCGGCACCGTGATTATCACCTGGGACACCAACGATAACAGCACCAGCGAGGTTTACCTGCGGAACGCTACGGCTCCATATACTTCATATTATGGCGCAAACGGGACCCACCATGTGATCACCATCTCCAATCTGTCGGCAGGCACCTATTATTACTACGTGCGGAGCACTGGCATATCCGGTACCGCTCAATCGGAAGAACGTTGTTTCACCGTCAAATCGGGCATCAGCTTTTCACAGAAAATCTACAATTTTACCATTCAAAGGAATTACAATCAGACACGGTACATCGAGATGATAAACCATGATTCCATTCCCCACCGGTTGCTTGTTACTTTGAAAAATCCCTATGATGACCTGATGACTAGCTTCGTTGGCAATGGTTCACAGGACAAAATCATCGCGTTGGCCGCAGGAGAACATCGGCTTGTTGCCCTGGCGATGCATGCCCAGGATGTCCTTCAACCAGATTACCGGCTGCACCTCAACGTGAGCAGTATGGCTACCAACCAGTCGAACGAGACCAGCCATGACTACGCTATCGCCAATATCCATATTTACGACGTTGATGTCAATTTCACCATAACGGAGACAGGTACTAACCCGTATACGCTGGCCAAGACGTTCACCGTCCACAATTATGGTGACTCTCTCACGGACTTCACGGTATGGCCCGGCACAAACCTGGAAGGAAAAGTGACTTTCAACCCGCTGGTTCATCATACCATGCTGGGCAATGGCAGCACTTTGGAATTTGAGGTAATACCAGTTCTCTCTCTTGGCTTCACCGAGCTGAATGGCACACTCCATGCTGGGGCGTATACTACCACAGTCAATGTATCCGTCAATTTTACGGTGCCGGAGGGATATACAGTGTTCCTCGGCGATGCCGACTACTCTACGTCAGGCTCATCAACCGGTTCTTACTGCACCAACAAGGTATCCTGGGGCGAACCTCTGCCGCTGCCGCCTGGCCCCGATGACCCGAGTCCGCCCCCGGACCCACCTGAACCTCTCGACGGGGACTCACATCTGCAGCAATTTCAAAATGAACTGTTTAGCAGAGTCCGAAACCTAGGCCCCGAAGATCTCAAAATACAGCCACCCCAAGCGATTTGTGGTGTAAGGGGTTCTACCATTCGACCCAGCGTGGCTCAGTATCTACCCAATCTTGCCACCGACAATCTGCTCCATGCGCCATTCTTCTATGTCAATAATACATTCCACGTAGTGTGGCAGACCACACCAGGCGAGCATACCGACATGTACTACCTGCAGTTGCATCCCGGGGAGGACATCGAAATCGTGCATAATCTCTCCCACTCTCCTGTAGACTCAAGGTGGCCTATGATAGCAGGCTATGCGGACCAGTTATATGTTGCGTGGGTGGAAAACGAAACCGGCCACTCCCAAGTCTATTTCTCGCGCAGCACGAATAACGGTGTCAACTGGAGTCAGCCCATGTGTATCACCCCTGCCTCCTCGGGAGTGGACGACCCCTTCCTCGCCGTGGATTCCACCGGCGTCATCCATCTCGTCTGGGAGGACTTCAGGTACGGGGACAGCGAGATATATTACGCCAACAGCACCGACAGCGGCCAGTCATGGAACGCTGAGCACCGATTGACCACTGCTACTGAAAACTCGGAATATCCGTCGCTCGCCATCGACTCCAATGATAACCTTCACCTGGTCTGGGAGGACTATCGGAATGGCTATGGCCAGATATTCTACGCTCAAAGTACCGACAGCGGCGATTCCTGGAGCTCCGGGCAAGCCGTATCTCCATCTGGCAGCAATGCTGGAGAACCCTCCATCACCGTGACTCAAGACGATAGAGTCCACGTGGTATGGCGGGACAACAGACACGGCGAAAGCGAAATATATTACCGCTACAGCATTGACGGGGGAAGCACCTGGGAAACGGAATTCAGGCTGTCCCAGGATATCTATTATTCCGAATATCCGGTCATCATGTCGGGAAGGAACAACACACTTCGGGTTCTCTGGCACGACAACAGAACCGGCGATGACCTGCTCTACTACCGGGACGGTAACGACTGGCTGGAAATGCGCCGGCTCCCCCGGGGCTATTTCAACGTCATGGACGTATACTTAGAGATGGATTTTGCCTTACAACAACCAGCCGAAATCTATCCTCCCCATAGCGTCCAAATTTCGGTGGAGGGGCACCCTGTGGCTTTTCTAAATGACACCGTCCCACAGGGCACGTACCTCTTCGAGGTGGACCCCACCTATACTAACTACAGCCATACAACCGTCGATATAGGGATGCAGGTAATGGGTTTACCCCAGGGAAACTACATTGTCTCTGCCAACAAAACGCTCATATTCCATCTCAGCTATGTGGATATGCCTGTGGTGGCTCTCAACCAGAGCCGTGCAGACAGCATCGTTAAATCACTGTCCACCGGCGTGTGGCAAGGAGTGGACCCGGCAGTATATGTCAATGATATCGCAATCTCTAATACCACGCCCAATGAGGGTGAGGAGGTTGCCATCAATGCCACTGTCAGAAACCTGGGCAAAGATAATGTAGACAATGTCACCGTACAGTTTTTTGATAACGATCCAGAGAAAGGCGGTATACCTATTGGCTCCCAAACGGTAATTTCATCCATAGCGTCCTATGGCAATAAAACTATCAATGCAACTTGGACATCCCAGCAGGGGTATCACAAGATATATGTGCTCGTGGACAGAAACGACAGTATTGACGAAGTTAATGAACATAACAACCAAGCGTTCCGGTCTGTTGCTGTCTATTCCACCCGTCCTCCCTCTGGAAATCTCACCATAAATGAAGGAGACACCAACACCTCCGCCCGCACCTGCAACATCTCATTCCAAATAGACGCAGATAATCTCCTCTCATTCTACCGTCTCTCCAACGACAACAGCAGTTGGACTGACTGGATGCCTTACTCCCAGTATGCGGTGTGGACGTTAGCCACCGGTTATGGTATGAAAACCGTCTACGGACAGGTGAAGGACGAAGCGGATCTCACCTCACCAATTATGTCCGACACCATCGAGCTCATCTTCATTGATGAAACACCACCTGCAACAACCATGCAGACGGGCAGCCCCAGCTACGGGAACATCGTTACCTCCACCACGCCGGTATATCTCAACGCCACCGATGACTTGGCAGGCGTCAATACTACCTACTACCGCATATGGAATGGAAGCTGGACTGGCTGGCTCAATTATACGGGCTCATTCACCATTAGCGGCGAAGGCGTTCATTATGTTGAATATTACAGCGTTGATAACTCCAGTAACACCGAAGAGACACATAATCAAACGTTGCAAGTGGATGAGACGCCGCCCACGGTAACTATGGAACGTGTTGGCCCCACCTATGGAGACTTCATTTCCTCCACCACGACATTTTTCCTTAACGCTAGTGATGTAGGCACTGCCTCCTTCACTATCTACTGGCGGATATGGAACGACACTGGCGTGTACGACCACGGCCAGTCCGCTATTAACGTCACGCTCTCTATCAACCAATCCTGCAACCACACCCTGGGTTACTGGATAGAGGACCCGCTGGGCAACCGCCAGCCTTCAGTTGGCTACCACAACACCACCTATGCCGTGGACCACACTCCACCGATATCGACGATAGAAAATGGCCAGCCCAGCCACCAGAACAACAGCACGCTCTATGTTACCACTGCCACCCCTATCTACATAAATGCCACCGACTCAGGATGCCGGGGGGGAACTGGAATAGAAGCAGTATATTATCAGCTCCATAATGGAAGTATCCAGGAAGTGACCGGTAGCGCTACTACTTTCACTCTTCTCAACGCCACAGACGGGTGCCATACGATCACCTACTGGGCTGTAGACAAGGTGGGAAACGAGGAAGGACATGAGACATGGACAGTGTATGTGGACAATACTCCTCCGGACACTGCTAGAGAAATGACTGGTCTAGAAGGTTCACACGGATGGTATCGTAGCACGGTCACCGTATGGCTGAACGCCAGCGATGGTGGCTGCGGCACTGAAACCATATACTACCAGAGAGGCGGCATGCAGGAACACAATAACAGTACCCTAGAGCTTGAGTTTACTGAGGATGGTG
The Candidatus Thermoplasmatota archaeon genome window above contains:
- a CDS encoding Ig-like domain-containing protein, with amino-acid sequence MNNCTSYNNSDAGIRLDEYATGVHISYCNLYDNYEGIELDWCSNNNSIFNNTIWSNEYGINVDALCNGNLIYNNYFNNTNNAHNSGQNIWNISKQAGINIVGGPYLGGNYWHDYTGIDTDGDKLGDTLLPYNSSSEIAEGGDWLPLIMVTMNDTYPPEIYGVGNTPDSTYSGGWINISCKAEDNVAMDDIRVVINGPVGINQSMKHVTGTNRYYYNATYTAEGNYTYHIWAEDVNGNTATSSAQDFTIGLFVSNLLPADGSMLSSGTVIITWDTNDNSTSEVYLRNATAPYTSYYGANGTHHVITISNLSAGTYYYYVRSTGISGTAQSEERCFTVKSGISFSQKIYNFTIQRNYNQTRYIEMINHDSIPHRLLVTLKNPYDDLMTSFVGNGSQDKIIALAAGEHRLVALAMHAQDVLQPDYRLHLNVSSMATNQSNETSHDYAIANIHIYDVDVNFTITETGTNPYTLAKTFTVHNYGDSLTDFTVWPGTNLEGKVTFNPLVHHTMLGNGSTLEFEVIPVLSLGFTELNGTLHAGAYTTTVNVSVNFTVPEGYTVFLGDADYSTSGSSTGSYCTNKVSWGEPLPLPPGPDDPSPPPDPPEPLDGDSHLQQFQNELFSRVRNLGPEDLKIQPPQAICGVRGSTIRPSVAQYLPNLATDNLLHAPFFYVNNTFHVVWQTTPGEHTDMYYLQLHPGEDIEIVHNLSHSPVDSRWPMIAGYADQLYVAWVENETGHSQVYFSRSTNNGVNWSQPMCITPASSGVDDPFLAVDSTGVIHLVWEDFRYGDSEIYYANSTDSGQSWNAEHRLTTATENSEYPSLAIDSNDNLHLVWEDYRNGYGQIFYAQSTDSGDSWSSGQAVSPSGSNAGEPSITVTQDDRVHVVWRDNRHGESEIYYRYSIDGGSTWETEFRLSQDIYYSEYPVIMSGRNNTLRVLWHDNRTGDDLLYYRDGNDWLEMRRLPRGYFNVMDVYLEMDFALQQPAEIYPPHSVQISVEGHPVAFLNDTVPQGTYLFEVDPTYTNYSHTTVDIGMQVMGLPQGNYIVSANKTLIFHLSYVDMPVVALNQSRADSIVKSLSTGVWQGVDPAVYVNDIAISNTTPNEGEEVAINATVRNLGKDNVDNVTVQFFDNDPEKGGIPIGSQTVISSIASYGNKTINATWTSQQGYHKIYVLVDRNDSIDEVNEHNNQAFRSVAVYSTRPPSGNLTINEGDTNTSARTCNISFQIDADNLLSFYRLSNDNSSWTDWMPYSQYAVWTLATGYGMKTVYGQVKDEADLTSPIMSDTIELIFIDETPPATTMQTGSPSYGNIVTSTTPVYLNATDDLAGVNTTYYRIWNGSWTGWLNYTGSFTISGEGVHYVEYYSVDNSSNTEETHNQTLQVDETPPTVTMERVGPTYGDFISSTTTFFLNASDVGTASFTIYWRIWNDTGVYDHGQSAINVTLSINQSCNHTLGYWIEDPLGNRQPSVGYHNTTYAVDHTPPISTIENGQPSHQNNSTLYVTTATPIYINATDSGCRGGTGIEAVYYQLHNGSIQEVTGSATTFTLLNATDGCHTITYWAVDKVGNEEGHETWTVYVDNTPPDTAREMTGLEGSHGWYRSTVTVWLNASDGGCGTETIYYQRGGMQEHNNSTLELEFTEDGVYNLSYHAVDRLGNTEDEQTIQISIDTTPPELTDYTPETATTGDSLVFNASITDSNDINSSYVEYWYGTGSHINVSMEHIGNVGQEEISIAHTLQPLHYIISAVDDAGNWNNTGEKTVAITDDDRPEITDVIASPQSQIEGGNTNVSCVVTDNIEIKHVYVNLTYPDASNHSFEMSKEGNSYYYNATFTMTGEYSYHIYAADLSGNVNTSPVATFTILPNNPPTLPDNPSPADGTTDAAVTADLSWQCSDSDGDSLTYDVYFGTTETPPKVSSNQTATTYDPTLQYSTAYYWRIAAWDEHGAKNISGLWHFTTRTPPQYTLSTSVSPSGGGSISLNPSGGTYDAGTVVTAIANANSGYTFDNWNGDASGTGTSVQITMDSDKSITANFVEINEPPTVNITSPSEGTTISGTVNVQGTADDSDGTVQKVEVKINDDSWEEATGTTSWTYAWNTIGAENGNHTIKARSYDGEDYSNVASVTVNVFNNHKPMVDIVFPLDGTEVKKTITIHGTTSDADGDETIQKVEIKIGDGNWTVTNGITSWNHSWDTTTVDNGDYILQTRSYDGEDYSSIDSVMVKVNNEEGEGGIPGFELIVFLAALAAVLWLRKKEL